From a single Chloroflexota bacterium genomic region:
- a CDS encoding amidohydrolase family protein yields the protein MPTLICPDVLIDGTGSEARGNSCVVIEDGRLAFVGTLQELDSAFPDRSGWDEIDGAGASLIPGMIDGHAHLTIENKDDTSYPGIDAPREAIVLYTLQAAREAMAAGLTTIADCGSIGDTLLYVRDSINQGLTVGPRILAAGPSITTTAGHGHYLGIEELADNADQIKIAIRKLVFRGVDFIKIMATGGASDPPSNRYRAQYSEEEMRVAVEDAHRLRKRVVAHVNPTEGIINSVRAGVDALAHCNWLGSEEGTVEYVPEVAQEAGEKGIFVDLNVFATLVPIAGRDGIVSGWEGPGEVEFRFDLIRDMERRGCKSYFSSDHMGRNIANWPQRLVQARHTLKLDPVEVIFRVTGRAAEGIWLQDEIGTIETGKVADLVLLNGDVADRIEALTDVRAVMRNGSVVVQEGNWVHL from the coding sequence ATGCCGACACTCATCTGTCCTGACGTGTTAATCGACGGCACTGGCAGCGAGGCTCGCGGCAATTCCTGTGTGGTAATTGAAGATGGGCGTCTTGCCTTTGTCGGCACGCTGCAAGAACTTGATTCTGCCTTTCCGGACCGCTCAGGCTGGGACGAGATCGATGGCGCTGGCGCTTCTCTCATTCCCGGCATGATCGACGGCCATGCGCATCTCACGATTGAGAACAAAGATGACACGTCATATCCGGGCATCGACGCGCCGCGCGAGGCTATTGTGCTCTACACGCTGCAGGCGGCGCGCGAGGCCATGGCGGCCGGCCTTACCACAATTGCCGACTGCGGCAGCATCGGGGATACACTGCTGTACGTACGCGATTCAATCAACCAGGGGTTGACGGTGGGTCCGCGAATTCTCGCCGCCGGTCCCAGCATTACTACAACGGCAGGCCATGGCCACTATCTGGGCATAGAGGAGTTGGCGGACAACGCCGACCAAATCAAAATAGCGATCCGCAAGCTTGTCTTCCGCGGCGTTGACTTCATTAAGATCATGGCCACCGGTGGGGCGTCCGATCCCCCTTCCAACCGCTATCGCGCCCAATACTCGGAGGAGGAAATGCGTGTGGCGGTTGAGGATGCCCATCGCTTGCGCAAACGAGTCGTCGCTCACGTCAATCCCACAGAGGGCATCATCAATTCAGTCCGTGCGGGTGTGGACGCCCTCGCACACTGCAATTGGCTGGGATCTGAGGAGGGAACGGTTGAATACGTGCCCGAGGTCGCCCAGGAAGCGGGAGAAAAGGGTATCTTCGTAGACTTGAACGTGTTTGCCACCCTGGTTCCCATTGCTGGAAGAGACGGCATCGTGTCCGGCTGGGAAGGCCCCGGAGAGGTAGAATTTCGCTTCGACCTCATTCGCGACATGGAGCGGCGCGGGTGCAAGTCGTACTTCTCCAGCGATCACATGGGCCGCAACATCGCGAATTGGCCGCAGCGGCTTGTGCAGGCGCGCCACACGCTCAAGCTCGATCCCGTAGAGGTCATCTTCCGCGTTACCGGACGGGCGGCTGAAGGCATATGGCTGCAGGATGAGATTGGCACGATTGAGACCGGGAAGGTAGCAGACCTGGTGTTGCTCAACGGTGACGTGGCGGACCGCATCGAGGCCTTAACGGACGTGCGGGCGGTGATGCGTAATGGCAGCGTGGTGGTACAAGAAGGGAACTGGGTACATCTCTAA
- a CDS encoding metalloregulator ArsR/SmtB family transcription factor produces MAQLNALDACLDETLHPDQAAKVLATALRDDQYEELATYFRALGEPSRVRLLHCLLSAELCVCDLAALTNLSVAATSQHLRTLRNLHLVTRRREGKVMWYSLADDHIRSLLSVTREHLTHAPSDSTPDSLASRGERHDS; encoded by the coding sequence ATGGCTCAGCTCAACGCCCTCGATGCGTGTCTGGACGAAACACTTCATCCCGACCAGGCTGCGAAGGTCCTTGCAACGGCCTTGCGCGACGACCAGTACGAGGAGCTAGCCACCTACTTCCGCGCGCTCGGCGAGCCAAGCAGAGTAAGGCTGCTGCATTGCCTGCTGAGTGCCGAACTTTGCGTATGCGATCTTGCCGCACTAACGAACCTCTCTGTAGCTGCGACCTCGCAGCACTTGCGTACTCTGCGCAATCTGCATCTCGTAACAAGGCGCCGGGAGGGGAAAGTCATGTGGTACAGCCTGGCTGACGACCATATTCGCAGTCTGCTAAGCGTTACCCGCGAACATCTCACCCACGCGCCATCAGACTCAACACCGGACTCCCTGGCGTCAAGAGGGGAGCGTCATGACTCATGA
- a CDS encoding extracellular solute-binding protein: MESLDERKGLSRRNLLAGIGLGTAGALLAAACGGTAAPAMEEQAEEAEAPKAEEEMKQAEEATPVQFLHWWIPRIDQNGFTPWALEEFTNRTGIPVEDVGRDPIEPVRQHFRTTIAAGTPVDVSFNSIIWARDHWDLGILMDYSPYLTQYPELQDDKFFEASHQFRQAEGATFGIPVMGPESTSIVVNGQLLLDAGLDENGGDINNWADLVSAARAMTKKEGNDVSVSGFLLPAGVGGLSRWAGWVLTTGTGAYDAEQFKAQYNTEQARDTLQFLFDLWNKEEISAKDPEGAPVPDHYKLLQANQAGMHHDISSTPTLRYFSVPRDFKYWQIGFPSSGGPDGQFATSSWMNPVVTPLGAGNPDGAVEFINWFCGLEVAIVRLELIKTVAPRHDFFADPAWTKGYSDQPVLKTIEDLANLPGVYPYRRFLKQNSEIRPMLDDAVMGKIEIATALAQADERANQILNEDAE, encoded by the coding sequence ATGGAGTCTTTGGATGAACGCAAAGGACTTAGCAGGCGAAACCTGCTCGCCGGCATAGGTCTTGGCACCGCAGGTGCTCTGCTCGCCGCGGCCTGTGGCGGCACGGCTGCCCCGGCAATGGAAGAACAAGCCGAGGAAGCCGAGGCTCCCAAGGCCGAGGAGGAGATGAAGCAGGCGGAGGAAGCCACACCGGTCCAGTTCCTGCACTGGTGGATTCCGCGCATAGACCAGAATGGTTTTACGCCCTGGGCCTTGGAAGAGTTCACGAATCGCACCGGCATTCCGGTGGAGGACGTGGGCAGGGACCCAATCGAGCCTGTGCGCCAGCACTTCCGCACTACCATCGCGGCTGGTACGCCGGTGGACGTGTCTTTCAATTCCATCATCTGGGCCCGTGACCATTGGGACCTGGGAATCTTGATGGATTACTCGCCGTACCTGACGCAGTACCCGGAACTGCAGGACGATAAGTTCTTCGAAGCTTCACACCAGTTCCGCCAGGCTGAAGGCGCAACGTTCGGTATTCCCGTGATGGGGCCGGAGTCGACCTCGATCGTCGTCAACGGCCAGTTGCTCCTAGACGCCGGTCTTGACGAGAATGGTGGGGACATCAATAACTGGGCCGACTTGGTTTCTGCCGCCCGTGCCATGACCAAGAAGGAAGGCAACGATGTCTCTGTCTCCGGCTTCTTGCTGCCTGCCGGTGTCGGTGGCTTGTCGCGCTGGGCGGGATGGGTGCTCACGACAGGCACCGGCGCTTACGATGCGGAGCAATTCAAGGCACAGTACAACACCGAGCAGGCGCGGGATACGCTGCAGTTCCTCTTTGACCTCTGGAATAAGGAGGAAATCAGCGCCAAGGATCCCGAAGGTGCCCCCGTGCCCGACCACTACAAGCTGTTGCAGGCAAATCAGGCCGGCATGCACCACGACATTAGCTCGACACCTACCTTGCGCTACTTCAGCGTGCCGCGCGACTTCAAGTATTGGCAGATCGGTTTTCCGTCCTCCGGTGGCCCGGACGGCCAGTTTGCCACCTCGTCATGGATGAACCCGGTGGTAACGCCACTCGGCGCGGGCAACCCGGACGGCGCGGTTGAATTCATCAACTGGTTCTGCGGGCTTGAGGTAGCAATTGTCAGGCTTGAGCTCATCAAGACAGTCGCGCCGCGGCACGACTTCTTTGCTGATCCAGCCTGGACCAAGGGTTACTCCGACCAGCCGGTGTTGAAGACGATTGAAGATCTTGCCAATCTGCCGGGTGTCTACCCCTACCGCCGCTTCTTAAAGCAGAATTCCGAAATTCGACCGATGCTTGACGATGCGGTCATGGGCAAGATCGAAATCGCTACCGCGCTGGCACAAGCCGACGAGCGCGCCAACCAGATCCTCAATGAGGATGCGGAGTAA
- a CDS encoding DUF899 family protein produces the protein MKAEANIETQLAAAYEDLERAKQKLVELRRQLPTEPVEDYELTGPDGGVKLSAMFGDRSDLILIHNMGSGCPYCTMWADEFNGVLHHLESRAAFVVVSPDPPETQQCLATRRGWRFRMYSAGGTTFIEDMGYGSEEEHFGSHAMPGVSVFHKSAGGTITRVARDFFGPGDLYCGVWHLFDLLREGPGDWEPQFDY, from the coding sequence GTGAAAGCGGAAGCGAACATAGAGACCCAGCTTGCCGCAGCGTACGAAGACCTGGAGAGGGCCAAACAGAAGCTCGTCGAGCTTCGTCGCCAATTGCCCACGGAGCCCGTCGAGGACTACGAACTCACAGGTCCGGACGGTGGGGTGAAGCTGTCGGCCATGTTTGGCGATAGGTCTGATCTAATCCTTATTCACAATATGGGATCGGGGTGTCCCTACTGCACGATGTGGGCCGATGAGTTTAATGGGGTGCTCCATCATCTGGAAAGCCGCGCGGCGTTTGTCGTCGTGTCACCCGATCCGCCTGAGACCCAACAGTGTCTCGCCACACGACGGGGTTGGCGGTTTCGGATGTATTCGGCCGGCGGCACGACGTTCATTGAAGACATGGGATACGGATCGGAGGAGGAGCACTTCGGCTCGCACGCCATGCCCGGGGTTTCCGTCTTCCATAAAAGCGCCGGCGGAACCATCACGCGCGTTGCTCGGGATTTCTTCGGCCCCGGAGACCTCTATTGCGGGGTCTGGCACCTATTCGATCTCCTGCGAGAGGGTCCTGGCGATTGGGAACCCCAGTTCGACTATTAG
- the ruvX gene encoding Holliday junction resolvase RuvX — MRILCLDIGERRIGVACGDSRVGIATPLTTIQRRSWHQDSAAVRRLFNEQQADTLVVGLPISLDGALHYQGERVKKEGERFGQALGMSIVFWDERFSTVIAEERLEASPTAARRKSPLDAAAAAVILESYFAAQQEAGDSSLPGICQ, encoded by the coding sequence ATGCGGATACTTTGTCTCGACATTGGTGAACGACGTATCGGTGTGGCCTGCGGAGACTCCCGCGTTGGTATCGCAACGCCACTGACGACAATTCAGCGGCGCTCGTGGCATCAGGATAGTGCTGCGGTGCGACGACTGTTCAACGAGCAACAGGCAGACACGCTGGTGGTAGGCCTGCCGATTAGTCTGGATGGGGCCCTGCACTACCAGGGAGAACGCGTAAAGAAAGAAGGTGAGCGCTTCGGGCAGGCGCTTGGCATGTCGATAGTCTTTTGGGATGAGCGATTTTCGACAGTTATTGCAGAGGAGCGGCTGGAAGCTAGTCCCACCGCAGCACGCCGCAAATCTCCGCTCGATGCCGCTGCAGCCGCAGTAATCCTTGAATCCTACTTTGCGGCGCAGCAGGAAGCGGGTGACTCTTCCTTGCCCGGGATTTGCCAGTGA
- a CDS encoding extracellular solute-binding protein, with protein MESSNTPSGLSRRRLLAGLGLGTAGAFVIAACGGTAAPVMEEQAEEAEAPKAEEEAKMAEEAPPVQFLHWWISRIDPGGLVPWALEEFTNRTGIPVEDVGRDPIEPLRQHFRTTIAAGTPVDVAFNSIIWARDHWDLGLLMDYGPYLTQYPHIQDDQYFEASHQFRKAEGATFGIPVMGPESQSIVVNGQLLIDIGMDENGGDINNWDDLLTAARAMTKREGNQVAVSGFLLPNNVALARWAAWVLTTGTGAYDAEQFTAQYNTEQARDTLQFLHDLWNREDVSAKTPDGDSVPDHYKLLQANQAGMHYDISSTPTLRYFDVPRDFKYWQIGYPGPSDGGQFATASWMNPVVTPLGAGNPDGAVEFINWFCGLEVALHKIEVNKAVSPRLDLFAHEAWTAGVADLPVLQTREDLAKLPGVYPFRRFLKQNSEVRPILEAAYRGELEVASALAQADELANQILNEPAE; from the coding sequence ATGGAATCATCGAACACCCCTAGTGGACTAAGCAGACGACGGCTGCTGGCCGGCTTGGGACTTGGCACCGCTGGTGCCTTCGTGATTGCGGCCTGCGGCGGCACGGCTGCACCTGTAATGGAAGAACAAGCCGAGGAAGCGGAAGCTCCCAAGGCCGAAGAAGAAGCGAAGATGGCCGAGGAAGCCCCTCCCGTGCAGTTCCTGCACTGGTGGATTTCCCGCATTGACCCAGGCGGACTGGTACCGTGGGCCTTGGAAGAGTTCACGAATCGCACCGGCATTCCGGTGGAGGACGTGGGCAGGGACCCGATCGAGCCCCTGCGCCAGCATTTCCGCACGACCATCGCGGCCGGTACGCCAGTGGACGTGGCCTTCAACTCCATCATTTGGGCCCGCGATCACTGGGACCTGGGCTTGCTGATGGACTACGGGCCATATCTGACTCAGTATCCTCACATTCAGGACGACCAGTACTTCGAAGCTTCGCATCAGTTCCGCAAGGCTGAGGGTGCGACCTTCGGTATTCCCGTCATGGGGCCGGAGTCGCAGTCAATCGTCGTCAACGGCCAGTTGCTGATTGACATCGGCATGGACGAGAATGGCGGCGACATCAACAATTGGGATGACTTGTTGACGGCCGCACGCGCTATGACGAAGCGCGAAGGTAACCAGGTCGCAGTTTCCGGCTTCCTGTTGCCGAATAACGTGGCGCTCGCCCGCTGGGCGGCGTGGGTACTCACTACAGGTACCGGCGCGTATGATGCTGAGCAATTCACGGCACAATACAACACAGAACAGGCGCGCGACACGCTCCAGTTCCTGCACGACCTTTGGAACCGTGAAGATGTCAGCGCAAAGACGCCCGATGGCGATAGCGTGCCGGACCACTACAAGCTGCTGCAGGCAAACCAGGCCGGCATGCACTATGACATTAGCTCGACCCCCACGCTGCGCTACTTTGATGTTCCTCGCGACTTCAAGTATTGGCAGATTGGGTATCCCGGACCTTCTGATGGCGGTCAGTTTGCCACAGCGTCCTGGATGAATCCGGTCGTCACGCCACTAGGCGCGGGCAATCCGGACGGAGCGGTTGAGTTCATCAATTGGTTCTGCGGACTCGAAGTGGCCTTGCATAAGATCGAAGTCAATAAGGCCGTCTCCCCGCGTCTCGATCTCTTTGCCCATGAAGCGTGGACCGCTGGCGTTGCGGACCTTCCCGTGCTCCAGACACGCGAAGATCTCGCTAAGCTGCCGGGCGTTTACCCGTTCCGCCGCTTCCTGAAGCAAAACAGCGAAGTGCGGCCTATTCTCGAGGCTGCGTATCGCGGCGAGTTGGAAGTTGCTTCAGCACTTGCTCAAGCGGACGAGTTGGCCAACCAGATCCTTAACGAGCCAGCGGAGTAA
- a CDS encoding heavy metal translocating P-type ATPase, producing the protein MTHDHDHDHTSAGLLAETGTRLTLASGALLVAGITSSLIAAPAMAQTALYLAAIVVGGVPIVRGAWEALTAHRRLSIDALVVVAVIGAALLGQWWEAAAVVFLFSFSEMLEEFTLDRAHNAINALMELSPEQARIRVDGRESTVPVESVAVGTIVAVRPGERVPVDGEVVAGRTTIDQSAITGESAPISKSTGDTVFAGTINQQGYVEISATRPAKDNAIARIVRLVEAAQQEKAPTAQFIDRFAAYYTPGIVVLAFLVAVVPWLAFDQPLQEWVYRGLVLLLVGCPCALVISTPISIVAAIARSARSGVLVKSGAVLEALGQAKVVAFDKTGTLTRGQPEVTDVIPAAGHSEDEVIQIADRLEHRSEHQLAAAILRRAGHDATAEESGHVHTEEVLDFEAVAGRGVRARVDGTVCVCGSPDYLRSLGYDITPFEVSISELQDEGKTALLVAEDTKVAGLIATMDTLRPEAEPTLRAIDAMGISQLVMLTGDSEPTATAIAKQLPVRDVSAELLPWQKVVVIRDLVESHGNVLMVGDGVNDAPALASATAGITLGGAGTDVALETADVVLMADDLSKIPSALQLSRKTMTVIKQNITFSLGIKLLVLVLTLFGLTYLWMAILADVGATIVVAGNGLRLLRSSETS; encoded by the coding sequence ATGACTCATGACCATGACCACGACCATACTTCCGCTGGGCTGCTGGCAGAGACCGGCACTCGCCTCACCCTTGCTTCCGGCGCTTTACTCGTCGCCGGCATCACATCCAGTCTCATTGCTGCTCCCGCAATGGCTCAGACGGCTCTTTATCTTGCCGCCATAGTGGTTGGCGGCGTGCCAATCGTGCGCGGAGCGTGGGAAGCGCTCACCGCGCACCGGCGACTTTCAATAGATGCTCTCGTGGTCGTTGCCGTCATTGGCGCGGCTCTCCTGGGGCAATGGTGGGAAGCGGCAGCCGTGGTGTTTCTCTTCTCATTCAGCGAAATGCTGGAGGAATTCACGCTTGATCGGGCCCACAATGCCATCAACGCCCTGATGGAACTATCTCCGGAGCAGGCTCGCATAAGAGTTGACGGACGCGAATCAACGGTGCCCGTCGAGAGTGTCGCAGTGGGCACGATCGTTGCGGTACGACCCGGGGAACGGGTTCCCGTCGACGGTGAGGTAGTCGCCGGTAGGACTACCATCGATCAATCGGCGATTACGGGAGAGAGCGCTCCGATAAGTAAGTCAACCGGCGACACCGTTTTTGCGGGTACCATCAACCAACAAGGGTACGTGGAAATTTCCGCAACGCGTCCGGCGAAAGACAATGCCATTGCGCGTATCGTGCGTCTCGTGGAAGCGGCACAGCAGGAGAAAGCGCCCACGGCACAGTTCATCGACCGCTTTGCCGCCTATTATACGCCGGGCATTGTTGTGTTAGCCTTCCTGGTTGCCGTTGTGCCTTGGCTGGCGTTCGATCAACCGTTGCAGGAGTGGGTGTATCGCGGTCTTGTTCTGCTCTTGGTCGGCTGCCCGTGCGCGCTCGTCATCTCCACGCCCATCTCAATTGTGGCCGCCATTGCCCGCTCTGCCCGCTCCGGAGTCTTGGTGAAGAGCGGCGCCGTTCTGGAAGCGCTCGGTCAGGCCAAGGTTGTGGCCTTCGACAAGACGGGTACGCTCACTCGCGGGCAGCCTGAAGTCACGGACGTCATTCCGGCGGCGGGTCATAGCGAAGACGAAGTTATCCAGATTGCCGACCGGTTGGAGCACCGCTCCGAGCATCAACTCGCCGCGGCTATTCTGCGCCGGGCGGGACACGACGCTACTGCAGAGGAAAGCGGTCACGTCCATACAGAGGAGGTACTCGACTTTGAAGCCGTGGCCGGCCGGGGCGTACGCGCGCGGGTCGACGGCACCGTATGCGTCTGCGGCAGCCCCGACTATCTCAGGTCACTCGGCTATGACATTACTCCCTTTGAAGTTTCGATTTCGGAACTTCAAGACGAGGGAAAGACCGCGCTGCTCGTAGCGGAAGACACGAAAGTAGCAGGCCTCATTGCTACCATGGATACGCTCCGTCCCGAAGCCGAGCCCACCTTGCGCGCAATTGACGCTATGGGTATTTCGCAATTGGTCATGCTTACAGGCGATAGTGAACCGACGGCAACGGCAATCGCCAAGCAACTGCCCGTGCGAGACGTTTCCGCTGAATTGCTCCCCTGGCAAAAGGTAGTCGTAATCCGAGACCTCGTAGAGTCCCACGGCAATGTGCTCATGGTAGGCGACGGCGTAAATGACGCGCCCGCGCTTGCCAGCGCCACCGCCGGCATTACATTGGGGGGAGCCGGCACTGACGTGGCCTTGGAGACTGCGGACGTGGTGCTAATGGCAGATGATCTAAGTAAGATCCCCTCCGCCCTGCAGCTAAGCCGGAAGACCATGACGGTGATAAAGCAGAATATCACGTTCTCCCTGGGCATCAAGCTACTCGTCTTGGTACTCACGCTCTTCGGTCTGACGTACCTTTGGATGGCGATCCTGGCAGACGTGGGCGCAACGATCGTAGTGGCAGGAAATGGCCTGCGGCTACTGCGTTCATCTGAGACGAGCTAG
- a CDS encoding serine hydrolase codes for MSGENLTDPATVGLDATQLERAYALIAGWTESGYMPAAVLHVARHGKTVGHRSFGRITVEPGGPSAQPDSIFIIASISKPVTYTALLRLVDEGSVSLSDPVSRYIPEFGGRSSASAPDRNAVQIRHICTHTSGLPDMVPNNVLLRRQHAPFSTFIDHICRVPLLFAPGTDISYQSAGTALAAEIVQRVRGKPLREVLAAEVFQPLGMEDTSLGWNPAQEPRIVEATQPSHLGGSDYDHNSLYWREFGAPWGGLFSTVSDIGRFLDMYRNGGSLNGVRILSPAMAAAMLSEQTDAMPGISAATKLQEGWGLGFRLYRRANPMYFGDLLSPGSFGHTGSTGTFAWCDPSKELTAVFFCNQLHERVQHAFQVLSNTIAAAVRD; via the coding sequence ATGTCCGGTGAGAACTTGACCGATCCTGCAACCGTTGGCTTGGATGCGACACAGCTTGAGCGCGCCTACGCGCTCATTGCGGGCTGGACGGAAAGTGGGTACATGCCCGCGGCAGTTCTGCACGTGGCCCGGCACGGCAAGACAGTCGGGCATCGCTCGTTTGGCCGGATTACGGTGGAACCGGGCGGCCCGTCTGCGCAGCCAGACAGCATCTTCATCATTGCTTCCATCTCCAAACCGGTAACCTACACGGCCCTGCTGCGGCTGGTAGATGAAGGCTCGGTCAGTCTCAGCGATCCGGTTTCTCGCTACATTCCGGAATTTGGCGGACGGTCCTCGGCAAGTGCGCCGGACCGCAATGCGGTACAGATACGACACATTTGCACGCATACGTCCGGGCTACCGGACATGGTGCCAAACAACGTGCTGCTGCGGCGCCAGCATGCGCCCTTCTCCACCTTCATTGACCACATTTGCCGGGTGCCCCTGCTCTTCGCGCCGGGCACGGACATTTCCTACCAGAGCGCGGGCACAGCATTGGCCGCGGAGATCGTGCAGCGTGTGCGCGGGAAGCCGCTCCGAGAGGTGTTGGCCGCCGAAGTATTCCAACCACTCGGCATGGAAGACACATCACTCGGCTGGAACCCAGCGCAAGAACCGCGCATCGTGGAAGCCACGCAGCCGTCGCATCTCGGCGGCTCTGACTATGATCACAATAGCCTTTACTGGCGCGAGTTCGGCGCGCCGTGGGGCGGACTCTTTTCAACGGTCAGCGACATTGGCCGCTTCTTGGATATGTATCGCAACGGGGGTTCACTGAACGGCGTCCGCATCCTTAGCCCCGCCATGGCTGCCGCCATGCTAAGCGAGCAGACCGATGCCATGCCCGGCATTTCCGCCGCCACAAAGCTGCAAGAAGGCTGGGGGCTGGGCTTCCGGCTTTACCGCCGCGCGAATCCCATGTACTTTGGCGACCTACTTTCGCCAGGCTCGTTCGGTCACACCGGCTCCACCGGCACCTTTGCGTGGTGCGATCCAAGCAAAGAACTCACAGCAGTCTTCTTCTGCAACCAGCTCCACGAGAGAGTCCAGCACGCGTTCCAAGTGCTTAGCAACACCATTGCGGCGGCGGTGCGCGACTAG
- a CDS encoding baseplate J/gp47 family protein → MASSIPSSRVVYASHGDDIAAVLVKLQRKRGTSVVLVGNNCPALHDRENLEFLQRQATDLELDLTLVCGDRGVRDSASDLGIKVVNSLGALHAPEQPGRALEPAIAGSASRKIAKTRAEVSDVAENTIRANQAARVATGQSNKRGGRGSLSIERSFSSILALATVVSVLLFIVWGAFYLVLPSAAIKLTPVQQRYSTVLQLLADPQVSRLNAATGQVPAQLVVIEETDEMTVPATGKRNEPTGRAEGSVVFRNRISQRVVVPKGTIVLTNENRRYVTAAEVNVPPTSGASSELVGRRVAVVAEEPGPIGNVGPSVITHIEDQSLNQRLIVNNDFPIQGGGERVVTFVTEQDRLQLFEQLRHLLMQRVWQQLGGVVNPVESSFVPWDDDVIVDEANYDRTVGEESDQVTLRMRVKLRGTAFSNIYLEEVAPIILARIVENQFEAHVLVSDTVVLGNPHVNSITDGVIQLTLEAQGDILSAWDHGRIRRDLANKTLEEAESYLGNLTGVGDFVLEMGPDWYDRMPRLWFRIDIEVREPIRLAA, encoded by the coding sequence ATGGCAAGCTCTATTCCAAGTAGCCGGGTCGTCTATGCCAGCCACGGCGACGATATCGCGGCAGTTCTCGTTAAGCTCCAGCGCAAGCGCGGCACTTCAGTCGTGCTGGTTGGAAACAATTGCCCGGCACTGCATGACAGGGAGAATCTGGAGTTCCTACAGCGCCAAGCAACTGACCTGGAGCTTGACCTTACGCTGGTGTGTGGCGATCGTGGCGTTCGCGATTCCGCAAGTGACCTGGGCATCAAGGTGGTCAACTCTTTGGGCGCGCTGCACGCGCCTGAGCAACCGGGTCGTGCCCTGGAACCTGCAATCGCCGGTAGTGCTTCACGCAAGATCGCTAAAACTCGCGCTGAGGTGTCCGACGTTGCCGAAAATACTATTCGAGCCAATCAGGCTGCCAGGGTTGCGACGGGTCAGTCAAACAAGCGGGGAGGCAGAGGGTCTCTCTCCATAGAACGATCGTTCTCAAGCATTCTTGCATTGGCCACAGTAGTTTCGGTGCTGTTGTTCATTGTGTGGGGAGCGTTTTATTTGGTGCTTCCTAGCGCCGCGATTAAACTGACACCTGTGCAGCAACGCTATAGCACGGTGCTGCAGTTGTTGGCAGATCCGCAGGTAAGCCGCCTTAACGCTGCAACCGGTCAGGTGCCTGCGCAATTGGTGGTCATCGAAGAGACGGATGAGATGACAGTACCCGCTACGGGGAAGAGAAACGAGCCGACCGGACGGGCAGAGGGATCTGTCGTCTTCCGCAATCGGATTTCGCAGCGAGTTGTTGTTCCAAAGGGGACAATAGTTCTTACCAATGAGAACCGGCGGTATGTGACCGCTGCGGAGGTCAATGTCCCGCCTACTTCCGGCGCGAGCAGTGAGTTAGTGGGGCGACGGGTGGCGGTCGTCGCTGAGGAGCCAGGTCCTATCGGCAACGTGGGGCCCAGCGTGATCACGCACATAGAGGACCAGTCACTCAACCAGCGCTTAATTGTCAATAACGATTTTCCAATTCAGGGTGGCGGGGAGCGTGTTGTCACCTTTGTGACAGAACAGGACCGGCTGCAGCTTTTCGAGCAACTTCGCCACCTCCTCATGCAGCGGGTTTGGCAGCAACTGGGTGGGGTCGTTAACCCCGTCGAAAGCAGTTTCGTGCCCTGGGATGATGACGTCATCGTTGACGAAGCGAACTATGATAGAACAGTAGGTGAAGAGAGCGACCAAGTGACGTTGCGTATGAGAGTAAAGCTGCGCGGCACCGCTTTTTCTAACATATACCTGGAAGAAGTAGCACCAATCATTCTGGCACGAATCGTGGAGAATCAATTTGAAGCACATGTGCTGGTTTCCGATACCGTTGTCTTGGGCAATCCACATGTGAATAGCATTACTGATGGTGTCATCCAGCTTACTTTGGAGGCTCAGGGAGATATATTGTCTGCATGGGACCATGGTAGGATCCGGCGAGATCTCGCGAACAAGACGCTTGAGGAAGCTGAAAGCTACTTGGGCAATTTGACGGGAGTCGGTGACTTTGTGCTCGAAATGGGGCCGGACTGGTACGATCGCATGCCGCGGCTGTGGTTTCGTATCGACATAGAAGTGAGGGAGCCGATTCGACTGGCTGCCTGA